A genomic window from Balaenoptera acutorostrata chromosome 20, mBalAcu1.1, whole genome shotgun sequence includes:
- the FMNL1 gene encoding formin-like protein 1 isoform X2, which yields MGNAAGSAEQPASPAALSPKHPAAPKQPMPAAGELEERFNRVLNCMNLPPDKVQLLSQYDNEKKWELICDQERFQVKNPPEAYIQKLKSYLEIGGVSRKVAADWMSNLGFKRRVQESTQVLRELETSLRTNHIGWVQEFLNEENRGLDVLLEYLASVQCSVTYYTESTDNGAPGSEKSKPLEQSVEDLSKGPPSSLLPQPKSRHLTIKCPPSPRLTPAHSRKTLRNSRIVSQKDDVHVCIMCLRAIMNYQSGFSLVMNHPACVNEIALSLNNKNPRTKALVLELLAAVCLVRGGHDIILSAFDNFKEVCGEQHRFEKLMEYFRNEDSNIDFMVACMQFINIVVHSVENMNFRVFLQYEFTHLGLDLYLERLRLTESDKLQVQIQAYLDNVFDVGALLEDTETKNAVLEHVEELQEQVALLTERLRDAENESMAKIAELEKQLSQARKELETLRERFSESTPMGTSRRPAEPEKVPAPAPARPSALELKVEELEEKGLIRILRGPGDAVSIEILPVAVATPSGSDAPTPGEPTGSPSPELPPAAEPVPGAAAPPPPLPPPLPGLPSQQEATPLAPPLAPPLPGSLVPPPPPPLPGDQPPPPPPPPLPPGADGPVPPPPPPPPGGPSAALGGPSSEMGPGMKAKKPIQTKFRMPLLNWVALKPNQITGTVFTELNDEKVLQELDMSDFEEQFKTKSQGPNLDLSALKSKAAQKAPSKAMLIEANRAKNLAITLRKGNLGADRICQAIETYDLQTLGLDFLELLTRFLPTEYEQSLIARFEREQRPIEELSEEDRFMLRFSRIPRLPERVNTLTFLGNFPDTVQLLMPQLNAIIAASMSIKSSDKLRQILEIVLAFGNYMNSSKRGAAYGFRLQSLDALLEMKSTDRKQTLLHYLVKVIAEKYPQLTGFHSDLHFLDKAGTVSLDSVLADVRSLQRGLELTQREFVRQDDCAVLKEFLRANSPIMDKLLADSKTAQEAYESVVEYFGENPKTTSPSMFFSLFSRFIKAYKKAEQEVEQWKKAAAAQEAGTDTPGKGEPPAPKSPPKIRRQQMDLISELKRKQQKEPLIYESDRDGAIEDIITVLKTVPFTARTGKRTSRLLCEASLGEEIPL from the exons AACTGCATGAACTTGCCCCCGGACAAGGTCCAGCTGCTGAGCCAGTATGACAACGAGAAGAAGTGGGAGCTCATCTGTGACCAG GAGCGGTTTCAAGTCAAGAACCCCCCTGAAGCCTATATCCAGAAGCTGAAGAGCTACCTGGAAATCGGTGGGGTCAGCCGAAAGGTAGCAGCAGATTGGATGTCCAACTTAGGG TTTAAGAGGAGAGTTCAGGAGTCCACCCAGGTGCTACGGGAGTTGGAGACCTCCCTGAGGACCAACCACATTGG GTGGGTGCAGGAGTTCCTCAACGAGGAGAACCGTGGCCTGGATGTGCTGCTCGAGTACCTGGCCTCCGTGCAGTGCTCTGTCAC GTACTACACGGAGAGCACAGACAACGGGGCCCCGGGCTCCGAGAAGAGCAAGCCGCTGGAGCAGTCGGTGGAAGATCTCAGCAAGGGCCCGCCCTCATCCTTGCTGCCACAGCCCAAGAGCCGCCACCTGACCATCAA ATGCCCCCCTTCTCCCCG gcTGACCCCGGCCCATAGCAGGAAGACCCTGAGGAATTCCCGCATCGTCAGCCAGAAGGATGACGTCCACGTCTGCATCATGTGTCTGCGTGCCATCATGAACTACCAG tCTGGCTTCAGCCTCGTCATGAACCACCCAGCCTGTGTCAATGAGATTGCTCTGAGCCTCAACAACAAGAACCCTAG AACCAAGGCTCTGGTGCTGGAGCTGCTGGCGGCTGTGTGCCTGGTTCGGGGAGGACACGATATCATCCTCTCCGCCTTTGACAACTTCAAGGAG gtatgtggggagcaGCACCGCTTTGAAAAGCTGATGGAATATTTCCGGAACGAGGACAGCAACATTGACTTCATG GTGGCCTGCATGCAATTCATCAACATTGTGGTACATTCAGTGGAGAACATGAACTTCCGCGTCTTCCTGCAATATGAGTTCACCCACCTGGGCCTGGACCTGTACTTGGAG AGGCTTCGGCTCACGGAGAGTGACAAGCTGCAGGTGCAGATTCAGGCCTACTTGGACAATGTTTTTGATGTGGGCGCGCTGCTGGAGGACACTGAGACTAAGAATGCTGTGCTGGAGCACGTGGAGGAGCTGCAGGAGCAGGTGGCCCTG CTGACAGAGCGGCTTCGGGACGCGGAGAACGAATCCATGGCCAAGATCGCAGAACTGGAAAAGCAGCTAAGCCAGGCCCGAAAGGAGTTGGAGACCCTGCGG GAGCGCTTCAGCGAATCGACCCCCATGGGCACGTCCAGACGTCCCGCTGAGCCTGAGAAAGTGCCTGCCCCTGCCCCGGCGCGGCCCTCAGCGCTAGAGCTGAAGgtggaggagctggaggagaagGGGTTGATCCGTATCCTGAGGGGGCCCGGGGATGCCGTCTCCATCGAGATCCTCCCGGTCGCTGTGGCAACTCCGAGCGGCAGTGATGCCCCGACTCCGGGGGAGCCCACCGGCTCCCCCAGCCCAG AACTCCCACCTGCAGCAGAGCCGGTTCCCGGAGCAGCAGCCccaccgccgccgctgccgcccccACTACCTGGTCTCCCCTCCCAGCAGGAAGCCACGCCCCTGGCGCCCCCActggccccgcccctcccaggCAGTCTggtgcccccgcccccgccgccgctgcCGGGAGACcagccgcccccacccccgccgccacCGCTGCCTCCCGGCGCTGACGGGCCGGTGCCTCCACCGCCCCCACCGCCTCCGGGAGGTCCCTCTGCTGCTCTTGGAGGGCCTAGCTCAGAGATGGGCCCGG GAATGAAGGCCAAGAAACCCATCCAGACCAAGTTCAGAATGCCACTCTTAAACTGGGTGGCCCTGAAACCCAACCAGATCACAGGCACTGTCTTCACTGAGCTCAATGACGAGAAGGTGCTGCAG GAGCTGGACATGAGTGACTTTGAGGAGCAGTTCAAGACTAAGTCCCAAGGTCCCAATCTAGACCTTAGTGCTCTCAAGAGTAAGGCAGCCCAGAAGGCCCCCAGCAAAGCCATGCTCATCGAGGCCAACCGGGCCAAGAACCTGGCCATCACCCTGCGCAAGGGCAACCTGGGGGCGGACCGCATCTGCCAGGCCATCGAGAC GTACGACCTACAGACCCTTGGCCTGGACTTCCTGGAGTTGCTGACCCGCTTCCTGCCCACAGAGTATGAACAGAGCCTCATCGCCCGTTTCGAGCGGGAGCAGCGACCCATAGAGGAGCTGTCAGAGGAGGACCGTTTCATGCTGCGCTTCAGCCGCATCCCCCGCCTGCCCGAGCGCGTGAACACGCTCACCTTCCTGGGCAACTTCCCAGACACTGTCCAGCTGCTCATGCCG caACTGAATGCCATCATTGCAGCCTCAATGTCCATCAAGTCCTCGGACAAACTCCGCCAGATCCTGGAG ATCGTCCTGGCTTTCGGCAACTACATGAACAGCAGCAAGCGTGGAGCAGCCTATGGCTTCCGGCTCCAGAGTCTGGATGCG CTGCTGGAGATGAAGTCGACTGACCGCAAGCAGACGCTGCTGCACTACCTGGTGAAGGTCATTGCTGAGAAGTACCCACAGCTCACAGGTTTCCACAGCGACCTGCACTTTCTGGACAAGGCAGGCACAG TGTCCCTGGACAGCGTGCTGGCTGACGTACGCTCCCTGCAGCGAGGCCTGGAGTTGACCCAGCGGGAGTTTGTGCGACAGGATGACTGCGCGGTGCTCAAGGAGTTCCTGAGGGCCAACTCGCCCATCATGGATAAGCTGCTGGCAGACAGCAAGACAGCTCAG GAAGCCTACGAGTCTGTGGTGGAGTACTTTGGAGAGAACCCCAAGACTACGTCCCCCTCCATGTTCTTTTCCCTCTTCAGTCGCTTCATCAAAGCCTATAAG AAAGCCGAGCAGGAGGTGGAACAGTGGAAGAAAGCAGCAGCTGCCCAGGAGGCAGGCACCGACACCCCGGGGAAAGGGGAGCCCCCAGCACCCAAG tccccacccaagATCCGGCGGCAACAGATGGACCTCATCTCTGAGCTAAAACGGAAGCAGCAGAAGGAGCCACTCATCTATGAGAGTGACCGTGATGGGGCCATTGAAGATATCATCACAG TGCTCAAGACGGTGCCCTTCACTGCTCGCACCGGCAAGAGGACGTCCAGGCTCCTCTGTGAGGCCAGCCTGGGAGAGGAGATCCCCCTCTAG
- the FMNL1 gene encoding formin-like protein 1 isoform X4 — protein MGNAAGSAEQPASPAALSPKHPAAPKQPMPAAGELEERFNRVLNCMNLPPDKVQLLSQYDNEKKWELICDQERFQVKNPPEAYIQKLKSYLEIGGVSRKVAADWMSNLGFKRRVQESTQVLRELETSLRTNHIGWVQEFLNEENRGLDVLLEYLASVQCSVTYYTESTDNGAPGSEKSKPLEQSVEDLSKGPPSSLLPQPKSRHLTIKLTPAHSRKTLRNSRIVSQKDDVHVCIMCLRAIMNYQSGFSLVMNHPACVNEIALSLNNKNPRTKALVLELLAAVCLVRGGHDIILSAFDNFKEVCGEQHRFEKLMEYFRNEDSNIDFMVACMQFINIVVHSVENMNFRVFLQYEFTHLGLDLYLERLRLTESDKLQVQIQAYLDNVFDVGALLEDTETKNAVLEHVEELQEQVALLTERLRDAENESMAKIAELEKQLSQARKELETLRERFSESTPMGTSRRPAEPEKVPAPAPARPSALELKVEELEEKGLIRILRGPGDAVSIEILPVAVATPSGSDAPTPGEPTGSPSPELPPAAEPVPGAAAPPPPLPPPLPGLPSQQEATPLAPPLAPPLPGSLVPPPPPPLPGDQPPPPPPPPLPPGADGPVPPPPPPPPGGPSAALGGPSSEMGPGMKAKKPIQTKFRMPLLNWVALKPNQITGTVFTELNDEKVLQELDMSDFEEQFKTKSQGPNLDLSALKSKAAQKAPSKAMLIEANRAKNLAITLRKGNLGADRICQAIETYDLQTLGLDFLELLTRFLPTEYEQSLIARFEREQRPIEELSEEDRFMLRFSRIPRLPERVNTLTFLGNFPDTVQLLMPQLNAIIAASMSIKSSDKLRQILEIVLAFGNYMNSSKRGAAYGFRLQSLDALLEMKSTDRKQTLLHYLVKVIAEKYPQLTGFHSDLHFLDKAGTVSLDSVLADVRSLQRGLELTQREFVRQDDCAVLKEFLRANSPIMDKLLADSKTAQEAYESVVEYFGENPKTTSPSMFFSLFSRFIKAYKKAEQEVEQWKKAAAAQEAGTDTPGKGEPPAPKSPPKIRRQQMDLISELKRKQQKEPLIYESDRDGAIEDIITVLKTVPFTARTGKRTSRLLCEASLGEEIPL, from the exons AACTGCATGAACTTGCCCCCGGACAAGGTCCAGCTGCTGAGCCAGTATGACAACGAGAAGAAGTGGGAGCTCATCTGTGACCAG GAGCGGTTTCAAGTCAAGAACCCCCCTGAAGCCTATATCCAGAAGCTGAAGAGCTACCTGGAAATCGGTGGGGTCAGCCGAAAGGTAGCAGCAGATTGGATGTCCAACTTAGGG TTTAAGAGGAGAGTTCAGGAGTCCACCCAGGTGCTACGGGAGTTGGAGACCTCCCTGAGGACCAACCACATTGG GTGGGTGCAGGAGTTCCTCAACGAGGAGAACCGTGGCCTGGATGTGCTGCTCGAGTACCTGGCCTCCGTGCAGTGCTCTGTCAC GTACTACACGGAGAGCACAGACAACGGGGCCCCGGGCTCCGAGAAGAGCAAGCCGCTGGAGCAGTCGGTGGAAGATCTCAGCAAGGGCCCGCCCTCATCCTTGCTGCCACAGCCCAAGAGCCGCCACCTGACCATCAA gcTGACCCCGGCCCATAGCAGGAAGACCCTGAGGAATTCCCGCATCGTCAGCCAGAAGGATGACGTCCACGTCTGCATCATGTGTCTGCGTGCCATCATGAACTACCAG tCTGGCTTCAGCCTCGTCATGAACCACCCAGCCTGTGTCAATGAGATTGCTCTGAGCCTCAACAACAAGAACCCTAG AACCAAGGCTCTGGTGCTGGAGCTGCTGGCGGCTGTGTGCCTGGTTCGGGGAGGACACGATATCATCCTCTCCGCCTTTGACAACTTCAAGGAG gtatgtggggagcaGCACCGCTTTGAAAAGCTGATGGAATATTTCCGGAACGAGGACAGCAACATTGACTTCATG GTGGCCTGCATGCAATTCATCAACATTGTGGTACATTCAGTGGAGAACATGAACTTCCGCGTCTTCCTGCAATATGAGTTCACCCACCTGGGCCTGGACCTGTACTTGGAG AGGCTTCGGCTCACGGAGAGTGACAAGCTGCAGGTGCAGATTCAGGCCTACTTGGACAATGTTTTTGATGTGGGCGCGCTGCTGGAGGACACTGAGACTAAGAATGCTGTGCTGGAGCACGTGGAGGAGCTGCAGGAGCAGGTGGCCCTG CTGACAGAGCGGCTTCGGGACGCGGAGAACGAATCCATGGCCAAGATCGCAGAACTGGAAAAGCAGCTAAGCCAGGCCCGAAAGGAGTTGGAGACCCTGCGG GAGCGCTTCAGCGAATCGACCCCCATGGGCACGTCCAGACGTCCCGCTGAGCCTGAGAAAGTGCCTGCCCCTGCCCCGGCGCGGCCCTCAGCGCTAGAGCTGAAGgtggaggagctggaggagaagGGGTTGATCCGTATCCTGAGGGGGCCCGGGGATGCCGTCTCCATCGAGATCCTCCCGGTCGCTGTGGCAACTCCGAGCGGCAGTGATGCCCCGACTCCGGGGGAGCCCACCGGCTCCCCCAGCCCAG AACTCCCACCTGCAGCAGAGCCGGTTCCCGGAGCAGCAGCCccaccgccgccgctgccgcccccACTACCTGGTCTCCCCTCCCAGCAGGAAGCCACGCCCCTGGCGCCCCCActggccccgcccctcccaggCAGTCTggtgcccccgcccccgccgccgctgcCGGGAGACcagccgcccccacccccgccgccacCGCTGCCTCCCGGCGCTGACGGGCCGGTGCCTCCACCGCCCCCACCGCCTCCGGGAGGTCCCTCTGCTGCTCTTGGAGGGCCTAGCTCAGAGATGGGCCCGG GAATGAAGGCCAAGAAACCCATCCAGACCAAGTTCAGAATGCCACTCTTAAACTGGGTGGCCCTGAAACCCAACCAGATCACAGGCACTGTCTTCACTGAGCTCAATGACGAGAAGGTGCTGCAG GAGCTGGACATGAGTGACTTTGAGGAGCAGTTCAAGACTAAGTCCCAAGGTCCCAATCTAGACCTTAGTGCTCTCAAGAGTAAGGCAGCCCAGAAGGCCCCCAGCAAAGCCATGCTCATCGAGGCCAACCGGGCCAAGAACCTGGCCATCACCCTGCGCAAGGGCAACCTGGGGGCGGACCGCATCTGCCAGGCCATCGAGAC GTACGACCTACAGACCCTTGGCCTGGACTTCCTGGAGTTGCTGACCCGCTTCCTGCCCACAGAGTATGAACAGAGCCTCATCGCCCGTTTCGAGCGGGAGCAGCGACCCATAGAGGAGCTGTCAGAGGAGGACCGTTTCATGCTGCGCTTCAGCCGCATCCCCCGCCTGCCCGAGCGCGTGAACACGCTCACCTTCCTGGGCAACTTCCCAGACACTGTCCAGCTGCTCATGCCG caACTGAATGCCATCATTGCAGCCTCAATGTCCATCAAGTCCTCGGACAAACTCCGCCAGATCCTGGAG ATCGTCCTGGCTTTCGGCAACTACATGAACAGCAGCAAGCGTGGAGCAGCCTATGGCTTCCGGCTCCAGAGTCTGGATGCG CTGCTGGAGATGAAGTCGACTGACCGCAAGCAGACGCTGCTGCACTACCTGGTGAAGGTCATTGCTGAGAAGTACCCACAGCTCACAGGTTTCCACAGCGACCTGCACTTTCTGGACAAGGCAGGCACAG TGTCCCTGGACAGCGTGCTGGCTGACGTACGCTCCCTGCAGCGAGGCCTGGAGTTGACCCAGCGGGAGTTTGTGCGACAGGATGACTGCGCGGTGCTCAAGGAGTTCCTGAGGGCCAACTCGCCCATCATGGATAAGCTGCTGGCAGACAGCAAGACAGCTCAG GAAGCCTACGAGTCTGTGGTGGAGTACTTTGGAGAGAACCCCAAGACTACGTCCCCCTCCATGTTCTTTTCCCTCTTCAGTCGCTTCATCAAAGCCTATAAG AAAGCCGAGCAGGAGGTGGAACAGTGGAAGAAAGCAGCAGCTGCCCAGGAGGCAGGCACCGACACCCCGGGGAAAGGGGAGCCCCCAGCACCCAAG tccccacccaagATCCGGCGGCAACAGATGGACCTCATCTCTGAGCTAAAACGGAAGCAGCAGAAGGAGCCACTCATCTATGAGAGTGACCGTGATGGGGCCATTGAAGATATCATCACAG TGCTCAAGACGGTGCCCTTCACTGCTCGCACCGGCAAGAGGACGTCCAGGCTCCTCTGTGAGGCCAGCCTGGGAGAGGAGATCCCCCTCTAG